The stretch of DNA GCTCAGTCGTGTTGCGTGAGTGGTTGGCGTGGTTGGGGCTCGACTACACGAGGGCCGCGGGGAAGTGCATCCCACGGGCCGTCCGCTTCGGGGGGCGCGACATCATGCGCGCCTTCTTGCGCGGCCTGTTCGACGGTGATGCCTCCGTCGATCCTCTCAAGGGGGTTATCGAATTCTGCACCGCCTCCGAGCGAATGGCCCGAGAGGTCCAGGTTGCTCTCCTCGGGCTCGGGATTCTGGCGTCGCGCCACTCGCGCACCGTCGCGGGATACGAGCAGTTGTACTGGCGAGTGACTGTCAACGACGTCGCGACCTTCGAACGTGAAGTGGGGTTCTCATCGAACTGGAACAGACTTCGCCTCCGCGAGGCGGTGGCTCGTGCCGAGGGGCGCTGCAGAAACCCTAACGTCGACACTGTCCCCATCAATGGGCTGGTGGAGCGGCTCTATCGAACCGCCCAGAAGCAGTTGTCCTGGAGCAGCCAAGAGGGGAGGATTTTCGGCAACTACGTCCATGGAGAGCACGCTCCTTCCCGTGCCGCGCTCGAGCGGATGGTGCAGCGCTGGGGCTCGGAGTGCCCGACGGAGTGCCTGCCCATCGAAGCCTTCCTCGAACTTCCGGTGGCGTTCCTTTCCGTCGAGTCCATCGAAGATGGCGAGGCCGACGTCGTGGACCTTTCGGTGCCCGAGACGCACGAGTTCGTCGCCAATGGCGTTGTGTGCCACAACACGATGTTGGCTCTCGGTGCAGTTGCGCGCCTCCGCACTCAGACGCTCGTTCTCGTCCACACCCTGGACCTGGCCGAGCAATGGCGAGAGCACGTGCGCGAGCGCCTGGGCCTGGAGGCAGGCCTCGTGGGCGCGGGCGAGGAAGATGTGCAGCCCGTCACCGTGGCCGTCGTCCAGTCCCTCACCCGATGGGAGGACGCGAAGCTCGACGCCTTCCTCGGCCGCTTCGGCCTGCTCGTCCTCGACGAAGCCCACCACATTGGTGCAAGCGCTTTCCACCGAATCGTGGACCGTTGCCCGGCGCGCTACCGACTGGGCCTGACGGCGACGCCCGAGCGGGAGGACGGGCTGACGCCGCTCTTGCGCCTGTACCTGGGTGCGCCCCTGGCGGTGGTGAGGCACGAGGAACTCGTCGCGCGCGGGGTGCTGGTGGTGCCCGAGGTGCGCGTTGTGGAGACGGCCTTCGAGTACCCCTACGTCGGCTCCGCGGACTACGCGCCCATGCTGGGGGCGCTGGTGGAGGACAAGGCTCGCAATGACCTCGTCCTTGGCGCCGTGGCCCGCGAAGCATGGGCAGGCCACCTGTGCCTCGTCCTCACGGGGCGGGTGGACCATTGCGAGCTGCTAGCGCAGCGGCTGTCGGCCACGGGCATTCCTGCCGCTGCGCTGACGAGCGCGGTGCCGCGCGCGGAGCG from Myxococcus xanthus encodes:
- a CDS encoding DEAD/DEAH box helicase family protein is translated as MVEDFSEMRGDGGRVVSRTHDSSVGAAPSAPTRNTSTGKRTLRVRVDAGLRLAAGDVPPKVLEALCRALSLPNPAYWKLVRLRKRPGAEPQTLYFFRQEGRELVLPRGAIHLLRRAADGAGLTLSFEDARVLPPKRLPKLPEVALRDYQAEAVERLAKATQGTAVLPCGGGKCVKNDSLIFTDRGLVTAAELAVGVPEEHAAFTEVGVDTSTGRATTNAVYNGGRSPTKRARLALGYELEATPEHPIRVLRDDALAWVRMDELHVGDRVALRRGSEVWGRSSLPEAFRWVKPKYAANLKLPKGLVLDEVAAEACGLLVSEGTLTKRLVTEFTNADADNVGFISRWAASIGIDLSRNGSDSIQYLLCSVVLREWLAWLGLDYTRAAGKCIPRAVRFGGRDIMRAFLRGLFDGDASVDPLKGVIEFCTASERMAREVQVALLGLGILASRHSRTVAGYEQLYWRVTVNDVATFEREVGFSSNWNRLRLREAVARAEGRCRNPNVDTVPINGLVERLYRTAQKQLSWSSQEGRIFGNYVHGEHAPSRAALERMVQRWGSECPTECLPIEAFLELPVAFLSVESIEDGEADVVDLSVPETHEFVANGVVCHNTMLALGAVARLRTQTLVLVHTLDLAEQWREHVRERLGLEAGLVGAGEEDVQPVTVAVVQSLTRWEDAKLDAFLGRFGLLVLDEAHHIGASAFHRIVDRCPARYRLGLTATPEREDGLTPLLRLYLGAPLAVVRHEELVARGVLVVPEVRVVETAFEYPYVGSADYAPMLGALVEDKARNDLVLGAVAREAWAGHLCLVLTGRVDHCELLAQRLSATGIPAAALTSAVPRAERKALLDKARAGRVRVLVATSLADEGLDLPRLSRVFVVYPGCAKGRTVQRLGRLMRPHEDKKSAVLIDFLDRKVPLLRRHHVKRRQQYAAVLGVAAAASAH